Genomic DNA from Drosophila subpulchrella strain 33 F10 #4 breed RU33 unplaced genomic scaffold, RU_Dsub_v1.1 Primary Assembly Seq13, whole genome shotgun sequence:
ATTCAACCTAGCTGACCGTCTGGTCTGGCTTTTACCCGGAAAACGGTGGTGGGGGTCGGATTGCGAGGTTTCGAGGTGTCGGACAGCTAGCAGgcgttaaaaaatgttttagcaGCGCATTTTTGAGGTTAACAGCGTGCACGTGCTGGTCCAAAAGAGGAGTGGGGTTAATGGAGGGGTTGGAGATTGGGGACTGGGAATTTGGCCAAAAGGTGGCGACAATCGCCCAGTCGAGTGCCGAGAGAGATTTATCTAGCCTCGCTGTACGTGATGGCAACAATCGTGTCAACCGCCGCCGGACTGCCATGAATTATGACGAATAGGTTCGGGTGTGTATGGTACTTCCAAGTGGATTCTTGTAAATCTCGGCCAAATCTCCGGGCAGGCGTGTGTGTGCTCCTAGGCAAGACAAATAAACTGCAATCGTTGGGGCATAAATCCTAATTCAAGTTTGATTATCTCTTCCCTTTGGGAAAAGAGTGGCTTTAAGgcagctgctgcagctgtCTGGGTAGTCAAAACAAAGGCTTAATGTGGCCGGCAGGCAGTGCTATCGGATGCCCCACTTTCGAATCCCAGAAACGGAAACAAAGTCCCCAAGTCCCAATTTCCCAGGCGAGCATTAACGAACATTTCCTTTGTCTGCACAGTGAAAATGAAGGTATCGCTATTCAAAGTATCTTTTTGTCATAACATCAAGATTATAACATTTCAAGGGTCAACAGAGTTGTTTTCACACAGTtaggtaaaatattttaaaacgaTTACTGAATCTAGATGAAAGATTGCTTAAAGAaaggttttttatttgtaaaaataaatcttatgggttcattgtttttaaaaaaaatttgaatggtAAAGTAAAATAAGAGCTACCAAATAATATCTTAGGACTTTCGGTGAGTTTCGATGCGTTGATTCTTAGACGCCCGCTTtctttcataaaaagtataaccagtttattttaatggtttttaataaatataaattagctggaatatattttagtgcttccttagttttattattatatcatCCAAGAataggaaataaaaaaatacccaTTTAGGTAAGTCTTTTAAGAACTCTTCTTCTGTTCTTTCAGTGATAAGCATTTCCATGCAATCCAAGTCCCTTGGATAAGCGAAAGTCAAGGCAAAAACCTGGAACATTAAATCCGTGCAGCCATTAACATTTACGATTTCGCATCCGGAGGTCAAACATTCAGTCACACGCACGAATGGCAGATGTTTGCCATCGAGGATTGGATGTGGTCCGGAAAGCTCGAAAAGTCCGAGGAGCCCCAAATGGGAGGCGTTTAACAGGCGATGGCAACTGAAAACACATCCTGCGATATCCTGTGATATGTGAAGTGAGGGAAAGGGGCAGTGGCATTGCAATTCTGGAAATCGACCAGGACCCTCTCTATTTGTTTGCAGTTTATCTGGGACTGGTACCTGGAGTGCCCGTACACCCATTGGCCCCTGTGTGATCGCCTTAGTGAGTCAGTGGGCCGGAAAGCGGGCAAAGATTTCCACCCAGCTCGGGTTTGGTTGCGTCTAAAGTTTTGCATTTTAATAGCCTCTTAACTGCCGACCATTTGCACTATGTTTGTTTATGTTGCCACAGGTAGAGGCTGGTGGAAGCCAGGTCTTTTGGCCAGGTGTTGCCTCCATCCCCaccgagatttgcatgcgatTGCATTTTCAACTTGGCCAATTTTTCGGTCCAGTTGTAGGCTCTTAAAAGCGTTCTGTTCCCCTCAACCGAATTGGTTTCGAATGCGGAAAACACATCAATTGTGGCAGTCAGTCGTAGTGAGTTTGGTTTAGGATTTTAGGATGGAAATTGTTGGGGATACGCCAGCAATGGGATTAATTGTTCTTGCAATTAGCTGAGGTTGCATTGCTTAGATACCGAAATTTGGCTCAGTCTGGTAGCTTAAAGGCTCTTGGAAAGTATTGCAGACAGAAGGTAATTAAATCATAGTTAATCGATTAGGATTAGTCTACAGTTCTCAGGCTGCTTGAATATGTGGCTTtctttaaatacatttgtctTCAGTTGGAAGGTAGGAAGTtctaaatataaaacaatagTAAAACAAAtcctttaatttaaaaatatcacGTTCTATTGttctatttatttaaaaaatatctttttaataTATCATTTGTATTAGGAAAtaatgttgtttttttttttttaaatcggtTTAAAACTTTATTGAGTCATACATCCGAGGTTAGCTGAGTTTTTGGCATAGTCTCAGTGTGTCGAATTTTAATGACAACCATTTGGCCTGATGTGTACCCATCATGGGGGAatcccatcatcatcatcagggGCACTGCTGTCAGCGCCAAGTCACGTTTTCGCTGGGCTTCTCTTGGCTTGCTGAACTATCTCTGCcttcttttcaaattttagcCAGTATTATTCAGTTTCACCCGGCTTTTCCGCATTTTCTAGCCGCGTTTTTTGTTCGTGGGAGATTCGTGACGTAACGCTAATGCACGCCCTgcaaagtatgcaataaatttaatgttaGTTTAAGGGCACCTGGGTGTGAGTAAGTGTGTGTGAGGGAAAAAAAAGGATTTCCTGCCATCTCTCTATCATAAACATTAACAGCTTTTACTTATATCATGACAGTCGCTTTAGCACCAGACACTATAGCAAATGCGACCTACCAGGCAAAAGGATGCTGCGATTTTTCCGGCATGCGACAAACTGTTTGCTTAATAAGTTCCTGCCGAATTCTGGAACCACATGAAAGCAAACCACGTGGGGAATCCCCCACCAGACTGAGGTTAAAAACCCTTCATTTAAAGGGATCCCTCCTTTGCGGTCACTATGGGAGAATCCTCTGGCATGCCCATCACGTCTCGATTCGTTTAAAACTTCAACCCGCCGCCGgttaaaatcaaattcaattAGTCCATGTGCTAGGAAAGCGAAAAATTGTTTACAATCTGTTTTCGAATTCTGTTGGCGTTTATTCTTGAACTTTAATAGTATTTCTTACAGTGCATTTTATGGCTATTtatattgttattttattgAGAAGCTATTCACATCTTCTCCCTTAAAAGGTTTTCCTAgatttgaaaatatctatAGTTAAACAATTAAGACGctgaaatttataaaattgttgttgaaaaattataaaatattttttttatgaagatgttttttatcaaaataggaaataattaagaaaaaatagatatttattaaaattttggaGGTTTTTGGTTGATAGTAACATATATGTTATAGGtgaaaaataatcaaaataaaatacaatggGTTATAGTGGTTTTAGATTAAAATTGATTACTAAAGAATTAATAAACGGCCAAAAAATAGATGTGAGAGAACACAATAACTCAAGATTTGATATTATGGGAGGCTCGCAAATCTTTGTAGATACAAAATAAGTGTTAGAGCCAGTGCGATAATGAAACCATAGAAGATTAAGTTCATTGTCGTCGGGGTTTGTTTTCCTGTGGCATCCTCCGTGGTCAACATCATGGTACTGGTCGTTGTCGTTCTTCGTGGTCCCCAGTTCATCACTTCCTGATACGAGGGCGGTGGAGTGTTAGGCTCTACATTGATTGACTCCAGAGGAACTCCTATCGGCGAACtcattattaatatatatatatctatatctcAAAAGTACAAGCTTTAGAAAGAATTTAATGAAAACTTGAATTCTGATTTAAACAACCACTTAACGCGAGGTCTTGAATACAACTGTTATTAAAAATGACGAACGAAAGAGAAGATTATATAATGGGGAACGTTTCAGACGTTTGGTTTTTGGGTAATAATCTGTGAGCGATCACAAAATATTACTCAGTTTTAAGTGAAAGAACTGATAAGCTTTGGTTCAGAACTCTACACTTAGGAAAAAAAGTAATGTAGATAAGCGTATATGATTAAAGGCAGTGGAACTCAAAAAGTACTTGttgataaaatatattattttttaaaaaaaatatttagtttctgtttatttatattataaatataaaaaatttataattataatatataaacagTTTTAAACTTGtttgatgaaaaaatatttagtttctgtttatttatattataaatataaaaatttataattataatatataaacagTTTTAAACTTGTTTGATTCAATAATGTAAAAAACACATATATTCTGGAATTATTGTTCTCACTGTGACTCTcgcaaaatttttaaaaagcgAACTTATACATTTAATGTTCCGCCTGATTGGGATTATCGTTCGCTTTTGTGAATCATTAAGTCAGAAAGCtcaatttatataaaataatataatatataataataataccagaTTTCATTGTAAACACTGTGTACTCAAAATCGATGAATTaaatactttaaatatttggtaatttttgttataaatactttttattggcttataatttttttaactatAAAACTAAGTAATAATTGCAGTTCATCCGATTTGAATTGAAGCTAGCCTATTTGTTAGCCTTGCaggaaaattttaattttttaaattttatttttttatccaGTTCTGATTTCATAGACGAACGATTCCCAGGGACGCTTTGCAGTTCGGACAGGAGTGATGGACTTCATTAAAGCCATTAATGATCCATGGAAGCAGCCAGCATCCCAGTCCACAGGTGGTAAACATAACTACGAAGGAGGCCACGTAGGCAATACTTCCGCGACGGGTTGTTGTGGTAGTCTCAATCTCGTCGAGGCATTTGGGACAGATCGTGAGTACCGAGTTGGGACCTGGGGAATCCCGCGTGGTAAGAACCGTGGTACTTCCCAATTCCGATCCAGGTGGAACCCAGCCCATCGCCTCCGAATACGAgggcgggggcgtggcaggccTCTCACAGGTTAATTGCGAATTCATTCTGTCTTTATCTTCAagttattaatatatttctcttatttatatatttgggtttttagattttttattGAACTAGATGtggttgttttatttttattattttattttttgttaagtTGTAGTAAGTTTCAAGATCAAATACTTCAATAACCAACCTCTAACAGTGAGTGCTTGAAAGAACTAATGTCTGGATTTGGTTCGCTAagcataaaaaatgtaattataaGTACAGTCATATGTTTATGCACACAGACGCGGTCAAAAATATATCACTTTTCAAGCTATTACAAAAGAAATGTGTTTTGTTATGTTTAaagttgcatacttttaaagacatttttatattttgtggAGCTAGCACAATGAATTTATTGggaaaatttttaaaagcacaatttaatattaaacacTTTTACTCGTATTACATTAaccaaatttaatatttaatatttttacattATATTTATTGGATTAAGCGAATGGAACGGGGCAACCACTTTAAGCGAAAGCCTGAAGTAAACTGATTTCCTGAGCTTGCATTGCTGAGCTGTTGAAAATTTGTGATAAGCGATTCCGAGAAACCAGAGTAGAATGATTTTGTGGAAGCAGTGAGTTGGCGGGATTGCCGGCTTCACAAATGCAATGTTATTGATAAGCATTAATAACAGAGCCGATTTCCCTCACATATTTATTGATTGCGTCACTGGAATtgataacaataaaaataaaaggggACCATAAGTAGAAACTGAATGCCGGGTATTTAATTCTGGAGGCATTTGTTTATATCGTTTGAGCTTAGCTGGCACAAGTAATATGAGAATGCTACATGTTATGCCTGATTTGTAAGTGATAAATAAGTTTATAAGGAAGTAACAAGAAAATACCTTTTGCTCGACATGACTTATCTGTTAAAAACCgtcaaattttcttaaattgtaCAGAACCATATCAAATTATTTGGAAAATGTAAGCTCGAAAGACTGGTTATACTTGATATTTTGCttgtttatttaaaagcttaattatttttcattacAAAATTGTACACCATTAATGTTGTATGTTGAAAAGACGATCTGCAAGACTTTTTTGTTGAAAAAGggcatttataaatatttcaatatattttgaaaatatgacCCACTTAAGTTGGTCCAACAAAACGAGTTGAGTTATGTTGGGTCagcaaaaaattttaaaatagcCTGTTGAATTGAGAAGAGGGAAATACCATATTCTAAAATAGCCTGTTGAATTGAGAAGAGGGAAATACCATATTCTAAAATAGCCTCTTGAATTGAGAAGAGGAAAATACTATATTCTAAAAACTGATGACAAGCTTGAACTAAAATCTGAGATTTATTTGACTCATTCGTAGGATAACCCAACTTAAACCAATCAAACGCAACTTAGTAAATCTCAACTGTTCTTTAAAGTGTCCCCATGCGATAAATTCGATTTATGCAAAGATATACAGATACCCATTTAGCTATTAAGCCCACGCATTTGCATATATATATGCACGCCGTTGGAATTCAATAAATGTGAGACTCATCCATCACTGTCAGCTTAGGCTGCATGTGGATCGAGCTTTAAAGGCGCCTTAAATGCGGCGTTTAAAGCACCGTCGAAATGTCAAATGTGCGAAATGTTGTGATGTGCCGTGTGTTAGGCCAATGAAATATGGCCAGCAgacattgcgtatacgcaatggcAACCCGAGAAATATGTGTAGCATCCCCACTTATGGATGCTGTCAATGAATTTCGTAGGCGAGAGAAGcctgaaattaaatttttccaaCGACCAGTTGCAAATGCTGACGTGCcgttgaaaattcaaatttgtcCAAAGCAATTACTCAGAATGCTTTGATGTGGCTGCTTAGAAAGCTTTGAACTTGGCCagccaataaaataaaatatatggaGAGTATAGGAAAAATAAGTAACAAAGTCAGAATGCCTGGAATGCAGGCGAGTGCCTAAACATTCTTGGCAGCCCAGTAGCTATTTCAATTTTGAATGTCCATGTCCTACCACATTGCCCGAGGAAAAGCCGACAGCTTCTTGAGCCCCATTTTCCCCTTTTTAAGCGCCTTTATGgctaattaaatgaaattgaaCAGGTCCGCGCTTAATTGCCAGCGTCAGCAGgtgtattaaaaattaataaaaagcGTAGAACTCAACGAAAATGTTTAACGTTCATGGGCTTTTGTATGTGGCATGGGGTTGGTGTGGctcaaatgttttttattgacTCCCGGTCCATGTCCCATGGCTTTTAATTAACTTTTCGTATTGCCGTCGCCATGCGAACGGATTTTGTGCCAAGAGCTTAGGGAGAAAAGGATTTTAAAGCCGGCGAAAATGTGGTTAAGTATTAAATTCCTGTTGTACCATTCGcaatatttgtatttgtagGGGCGCACCACATGGCGTATGATTAATGCGTCGCCAGGACTCTGCAcatttcattaaataaattgtaatttatCAAAAGCACTGAGGAGTTGGCGATTTGAACCCCTACCCCAAACCTACAAACACAAgcaaaatcaaataaattacAGACAAGTTGAAAAACTTTGACCATTAAATGCCCTAAACCAAATATGGCCAATGACGACTTgtttgctgtttttttttttttactttggcCGGATTGTTGTTCTTATTCGCCCAGGATTTCATTGCAATTGATTTTTGGTGTCAGCTGCACGCTCACCCGGAGACAGACATGTCCAGGCCTTAGCCTCCAGTGTCCTGCCACATTTTCCCACATTTCTCCGAAAACCCACTCCATTCCACCGAAACCGACCCACCGACAAATGCTGTGGTTGCGGCTTAAGTTTGTCGGCAAATTGAAAACTTTGTCGGTTAACTTGACCTGCCGAAAGCGAGGGGGTGTGGCAGAAAATAGCCCCAAAGCTGAGGCACAtcaaaacaacattttttcgTAGTCACCACCCCGAAATTTGGCCCATTCCACTGGCAAATAAACAACCAGGCGGACAAGCCGACGAAACCAGAAGGGCTCGGTCGCCTGTTGTGGCTGGATTTCTGGCTATCCAGCTGATTGCATTAACCACCCGAAAGTGGAGCCAAACAATAACGAAAATCAGAAGGGAATCAGTATTCCTTCTCTTGATGGAAAATCATTTACTTCGCGAAAGGTCATTTGAGGTGGAAAAGTGCCTCTGTTtattctatgattgtaaagcACTTTTTAACTGCGTTGTGTTTTGTGATAGATCATTTTAgtttatataaaatacttaACGAACGTATAAACTTTTCTTTCGCGCttaattcttaaatattttcaagatCTATTGAATTTTCAgccaatttttatatttattttatattttgggTCGAATGTTTAGAATTTATATAATTACAATAATGTTCAATAGAAAAAGTGTAGTCTTTAAAATTTACTTTGTGATGTTTTTGAACAGCTTTCATATTAGGAATTTCTCAAATTCTGATAAAGAGATTATAATTTCTTAacgttaattaaaaaaaaggtgTTTTTCGATAAAAATTTGTCTATTTAAAGAGTTTAATGTTGATAAAAGAAATTGTAACAGAAAATAAACTATATAAATGGTATGGTTATTTGCTTGGTGTAACGGAGGCTTATGAGAAAATTAAAGAATACCCATCAAATAGATGGctttaaattgtaaataaatattgaaataaaaaaaaaaaaccaattatGTCTTACTCAGTAGCTATGTTTCATTTACACTTGGTTAGTAAATAACCTACCTATGTTTATCCTAACTTTGAAGGATGTCTAAAGAACTTTCCCTTCCCCAAGAATAAAATGCTATTTCCAACTACCCAAATATAGCTATTCTAAAGGTGGAAAGTCCAACATgcttttaatataaataaataaacagacGTCTATGTGAATTGAAGGCCTACGGACAGCTGGCAACTCAAGCCTTCGGTTACCATCTGTTAATGGAAAAGGGAAACTCGGCCCAAAGCCTCTTAAGATGACTAGCCGAAATCACCGGTCCCCGCATGACAGGCACTGTAGAGGGAGGGGGTTCGAGGCACAGGATGCACCTGGGCCACCGTGAGCTCCTCGTCCAGCTGGACATCTGTGCTGGAGAAGGGAGAGGCGCCGGTGATCTGGCCATAGATGGGCTGCATCACCCGTATGCTGGCCACCCTTTCCCGCCAGGTGTGCCAGAAGTGTTGCTTAAAGATGTGGCCCCCGAACTCGAAGATCATGGGGTGTTCCAGAATAGCCAGTGGCCTGCCCAACGGCTGGACAATGTTCAACATCATGAGGCAACGGGTGGCCTTTCTGAAGAAATGGAACCGAATCAACTGCAGGGGCAGCATGCTAACCAGCTCGAAGCTCTCGATCTCCGGATCCAATCCTCTGGCCAGGAAACTGGGCACATCCCCGTACTTCGAGAAATTGTCGCAGCCGAAGAGCAGTCGATTGCAGGTGAGGCCTATCTGGTATTGGCGTAGGCCCATCCCACGGATATCCACCAGGGTGAAGGGATTCTCCACCAGCACCGGTTCGTAAATCTCCTCGTATTCGGCCAGCAAAACTTTCTGCACTCGAAACATACCCGCCAGCGACAGCGAGTTCTGTAAGTTTGGctataatttaattgaaatgtcaATCAAAGTTTGGCCCCGtctatttgtttgctttgggCTGTCAGCTGTTGTCGATTCTGTCGCCTGCTGCGGTATCGAAAACTATCAGGCAAAGTCGATTAGATCGTCGCCATAGCCATagccattcccattcccattgcCATGGCCATCATCAAATGCAAATCACTGGACATCCGATGTCATTCGAACTCGAAGTCGGGGTCTggatttgaatttaaattggcATTGGGTGGAAAGTCAGTGGGCATGGCTGATGGGCTAAAA
This window encodes:
- the LOC119558708 gene encoding uncharacterized protein LOC119558708, whose amino-acid sequence is MFRVQKVLLAEYEEIYEPVLVENPFTLVDIRGMGLRQYQIGLTCNRLLFGCDNFSKYGDVPSFLARGLDPEIESFELVSMLPLQLIRFHFFRKATRCLMMLNIVQPLGRPLAILEHPMIFEFGGHIFKQHFWHTWRERVASIRVMQPIYGQITGASPFSSTDVQLDEELTVAQVHPVPRTPSLYSACHAGTGDFG
- the LOC119558709 gene encoding cell death-inducing p53-target protein 1-like: MNSQLTCERPATPPPSYSEAMGWVPPGSELGSTTVLTTRDSPGPNSVLTICPKCLDEIETTTTTRRGSIAYVASFVVMFTTCGLGCWLLPWIINGFNEVHHSCPNCKASLGIVRL